The following are encoded in a window of Salinibacter ruber DSM 13855 genomic DNA:
- a CDS encoding cytidine deaminase → MPPSDSALDPPRRRARDLLPRAHVPFSDAPTAAVLLLDDGRWVPGVRLESASYSLTIPALLNAYTTAVALGHESSIVAFVLSRPFRREEALYVEDLPQGPFEPAADDAWVRGAGGNGALPAMQAVLPPGLDVSIDGTEDGLQAVRRVSRRAHVPSSGYPVGAILETQEGPFVPGVNVEHPDWARILCAERNVLGTMHSYALPSPRRLYLTCDEDPEGTPCGACRQLLAELAPETTLWMDRHDAAPERSSASALLPGSFRGRALLDAS, encoded by the coding sequence ATGCCCCCGTCCGACTCCGCCCTTGACCCGCCTCGTCGCCGGGCGCGCGACCTTCTGCCCCGCGCCCACGTGCCGTTTTCCGACGCGCCGACGGCGGCCGTGCTCCTGTTGGACGACGGCCGCTGGGTCCCCGGGGTGCGCCTGGAGAGCGCCTCCTACTCCCTTACCATTCCGGCCCTGCTCAACGCCTACACCACGGCCGTCGCCCTCGGGCACGAGTCGTCGATCGTGGCCTTCGTCCTCTCACGCCCCTTCCGACGGGAGGAGGCCCTTTATGTCGAAGACCTGCCCCAGGGTCCCTTTGAGCCGGCCGCCGACGACGCCTGGGTTCGGGGCGCGGGCGGGAACGGTGCGCTGCCCGCCATGCAGGCCGTGCTGCCTCCGGGCCTCGACGTGTCCATCGACGGGACGGAGGACGGCCTGCAGGCGGTCCGCCGCGTGTCCCGGCGGGCCCATGTGCCGTCTTCCGGGTATCCCGTCGGGGCCATTCTCGAGACCCAAGAGGGGCCGTTCGTGCCGGGCGTCAACGTCGAGCACCCGGACTGGGCCCGGATCCTCTGCGCCGAGCGCAACGTCCTGGGCACGATGCACTCGTATGCACTCCCGTCGCCGCGTCGCCTCTACCTCACGTGCGATGAGGACCCCGAGGGCACCCCGTGCGGGGCGTGCCGGCAGCTTCTCGCGGAACTCGCGCCCGAAACGACGCTTTGGATGGATCGGCACGACGCCGCCCCTGAGCGCTCCAGTGCATCGGCCCTGCTACCGGGCTCGTTTCGGGGGCGTGCCCTGCTCGACGCCTCGTAA
- a CDS encoding TolC family protein has translation MTARVFVVILAVALMGTAAQAQEFGTPERSGAPNAAIPCSSSDDCPVLTLDDVRRRVLATSPSARANRLEDDRAAARVLNARGGFEPALVSGYEYKTQDDADKLNVLRSGVSWPLNLPASPTLKFDYRRGLGSSIDPSVKTSRVGETRLGLSFAPLGGFRTDKSRAALDKARLAPRRADALQARKRNRLLLKASRAFWDWVKARQTLEVSRGLLRLAERRQALVTKKARAGQIPAVDSVDAARTTASRQATLEKARRTAREKRIKLATFLWEEDGSPATFRYAPPDLDMPAPVDTTRRADAVETALARRPMLRVMDLKRQKTEIEQRLAQEQLRPKVKLEAQAVSYTDSPLNISDVKVGFEVDQPFFSRSRRSEVEKTEIALRDLKLKQDIARRTVRADVKSALAALSQAHRRAQSAQRNERLAEQLRRLEQRRFEQGQGTLFVLNKREQSLAKARKQFIAAQISTLKAHATFQWATGTIADPYVDGGRRTGSDSPRE, from the coding sequence ATGACCGCCCGCGTTTTTGTCGTTATCCTCGCAGTCGCCCTGATGGGGACGGCGGCCCAGGCACAAGAGTTTGGGACGCCGGAGCGAAGCGGCGCCCCGAATGCCGCTATCCCCTGCTCGTCGTCGGACGACTGCCCGGTGCTCACCCTGGATGACGTTCGTCGCCGGGTGCTGGCGACCAGTCCGTCCGCCCGGGCCAACCGATTGGAGGACGACCGGGCTGCGGCCCGGGTCCTAAACGCCCGAGGCGGCTTCGAACCGGCACTCGTATCCGGATACGAGTACAAGACGCAGGATGATGCGGACAAGCTGAACGTCCTGCGGAGTGGGGTCAGCTGGCCCCTGAATCTGCCGGCGAGCCCCACCCTCAAGTTCGACTATCGCCGTGGGCTCGGCTCCAGCATCGACCCGTCGGTGAAGACCTCCCGGGTGGGGGAAACGCGCTTGGGCCTCTCGTTCGCGCCGCTCGGGGGGTTCCGGACCGACAAGTCCCGCGCCGCGCTCGATAAGGCCCGGCTGGCGCCCCGTCGGGCCGACGCCCTGCAGGCCAGAAAACGAAATCGGTTGCTGCTGAAGGCTTCTCGGGCCTTCTGGGACTGGGTAAAGGCCCGGCAGACCCTGGAGGTGAGCCGCGGGCTCCTCCGGTTGGCGGAGCGGCGCCAGGCCCTGGTCACGAAAAAGGCGCGGGCCGGCCAAATTCCGGCGGTCGACAGCGTCGATGCGGCCCGGACGACCGCCAGCCGACAGGCGACGCTGGAGAAAGCGCGACGGACCGCCCGCGAGAAGCGCATCAAGCTCGCCACGTTTCTGTGGGAGGAAGACGGCTCCCCCGCGACGTTCCGCTACGCGCCCCCGGACCTGGACATGCCCGCCCCTGTAGATACCACCCGACGGGCGGATGCCGTGGAGACCGCCCTCGCGCGCCGCCCTATGCTGCGGGTGATGGATCTCAAGCGCCAGAAGACTGAGATCGAGCAGCGGCTGGCGCAGGAGCAGCTCCGCCCCAAGGTTAAACTTGAGGCCCAGGCCGTGTCGTACACGGACAGTCCGCTGAACATTTCGGACGTCAAGGTGGGCTTCGAGGTCGACCAGCCGTTCTTTTCCCGGAGCCGCCGCAGCGAGGTGGAGAAAACCGAAATTGCGCTGCGCGACCTCAAACTAAAACAAGACATCGCTAGGCGAACAGTGCGGGCGGACGTGAAGTCCGCCCTCGCCGCCCTGTCCCAGGCCCACCGCCGGGCCCAATCGGCCCAGCGCAACGAGCGGCTCGCTGAACAACTTCGGCGACTGGAGCAGCGGCGCTTCGAGCAAGGACAGGGCACGCTGTTCGTGCTCAACAAGCGGGAGCAGTCCCTGGCGAAGGCCCGAAAGCAGTTCATCGCCGCCCAAATTAGCACCTTGAAGGCCCACGCGACCTTTCAGTGGGCCACGGGCACCATTGCCGACCCGTACGTCGACGGCGGACGTCGCACCGGGTCGGATTCCCCAAGAGAGTAG